A region from the Rosa rugosa chromosome 6, drRosRugo1.1, whole genome shotgun sequence genome encodes:
- the LOC133716187 gene encoding uncharacterized protein LOC133716187, with protein MAPPKTRNEVQSLTGKVVSLAQFISRITDKCAPFFKLFKTHHTKAINWGPEHDKAFRGLRDYLALVPTLSKPIPGEVLYIYLTVSVTAISAPLVRREDNNELPVYYTGKGFNDAKSRYFDIEKFALALLTVARRLQQYFQAHTIHVLTNQPLKQVLQKPKSLGRLPVSEPNTTSAWTLHVDGSSNSKLSGAGVVLTDPEGNTYEYALQFKLKASNNAAEYEALIADIQLAKELGVTRLAIFSDSQLVVNQVGDDFQAKEPHLSHYQSLAKALLQRCLTNHTIALIPRAQNSKADVVARLATSPPNTNMGDLKLEILDKPSIDKPFSEIFLTESERPPSWMDQFIDYLSKGIEPQDKTIATRLRRRATLYTVREGKLYRKGRSFPLLKCISLEEGHRVLLLLHSGVCGNHAGARNLAFKALRTGYYWPTIEQDTKRIANACLKCHHFANSPLAPSVPLSFIIAPWAYCQWGLDFIGKFPTAPGQLKFAIIAVDYNTKWVETEALATITAAKVIHFLWKNIYCRFGIPETIITYNGAQFDNYTLRDFVGQYGTQIRYASPAHPQTNGQVEAVNKIIKQNLKKRLDDAKVLWAEKLPEVLWAIRTTPTESNGESPFCLSFGTEAVIPVEQEVHSERVACFDPLTNSEGLNLNSDLLEERRERANLRNINNKQRIFLYYDARVRPHPLSVGD; from the exons ATGGCACCACCAAAGACGAGGAATGAGGTCCAGTCCCTCACTGGGAAGGTTGTCTCTCTCGCCCAATTCATATCACGCATAACCGAcaagtgcgccccattcttcaagctcTTCAAAACTCACCATACCAAAGCGATAAATTGGGGACCCGAGCATGACAAGGCTTTCCGGGGCCTCCGAGACTATCTGGCATTAGTACCTACTCTTTCCAAACCCATCCCAGGAGAGGTCCTGTACATTTACCTCACAGTATCAGTTACCGCGATCAGCGCTCCCCTGGTCAGAAGAGAGGACAACAATGAACTGCCAGTCTATTACACCGGCAAGGGGTTCAACGATGCCAAATCCAGGTACTTTGATATCGAGAAATTCGCCCTCGCACTCCTCACAGTCGCTCGACGATTACAGCAATATTTCCAGGCACACACCATACATGTTTTGACCAACCAGCCCTTGAAACAAGTTCTCCAGAAACCAAAATCTTTGGGAAGGTTG CCTGTCTCGGAACCTAACACCACCTCCGCATGGACTCTTCACGTCGACGGATCCTCCAACAGTAAGCTCAGCGGCGCCGGGGTAGTCTTGACTGACCCAGAAGGGAACACATATGAGTATGCACTACAATTCAAGTTGAAGGCCTCAAACAACGCAGCCGAGTATGAAGCACTGATCGCTGACATCCAGTTGGCCAAAGAGTTAGGAGTCACGAGACTGGCAATCTTTAGTGATTCCCAACTCGTCGTCAACCAAGTCGGCGACGATTTCCAAGCCAAGGAGCCACATCTATCCCACTACCAATCCCTCGCCAAGGCTTTACTCCAGCGATGTCTCACCAACCATACAATCGCTCTGATCCCCCGGGCACAGAACAGCAAGGCTGACGTTGTCGCCAGGTTGGCAACATCGCCCCCAAACACCAATATGGGAGATCTCAAGCTAGAAATCCTGGACAAGCCGAGTATCGATAAGCCATTCTCAGAAATATTCTTGACCGAGAGCGAGCGTCCGCCTTCATGGATGGACCAATTTATCGACTACCTCTCCAAGGGTATCGAGCCCCAGGACAAGACCATCGCCACAAGGCTCCGACGAAGAGCAACGTTGTACACTGTCCGAGAGGGCAAACTATACAGGAAGGGAAGGTCTTTCCCCCTGTTGAAGTGCATCTCACTCGAGGAGGGGCATCGAGTCCTGTTATTACTGCATAGTGGAGTTTGCGGCAATCACGCGGGCGCAAGAAACCTGGCGTTTAAGGCACTGCGTACAGGGTACTACTGGCCCACAATCGAACAAGACACGAAACGTATCGCTAACGCCTGCCTTAAGTGCCACCATTTCGCCAACTCCCCTCTTGCACCCTCGGTACCGCTCTCTTTCATCATCGCCCCTTGGGCATACTGCCAATGGGGGCTAGACTTCATCGGCAAATTCCCAACAGCACCAGGACAGCTCAAATTCGCCATTATCGCAGTGGACTACAACACCAAGTGGGTCGAGACTGAGGCCTTGGCCACGATCACGGCAGCCAAGGTGATCCActtcctgtggaagaacatctactgccgcttcGGAATCCCCGAGACAATCATCACCTATAACGGTGCCCAGTTTGATAACTATACGCTCCGGGATTTCGTCGGCCAGTACGGCACGCAGATCCGATATGCCTCCCCCGCACACCCACAAACAAATGGCCAAGTTGAAGCTGTCAATAAGATAATCAAGCAGAACTTGAAGAAGCggctcgacgatgccaaggtCTTATGGGCAGAAAAACTCCCCGAGGTGCTATGGGCAATTAGAACGACCCCAACAGAGTCCAATGGTGAGTCACCCTTCTGCTTGTCATTTGGAACCGAGGCCGTAATCCCTGTCGAGCAGGAGGTTCATAGCGAGCGGGTCGCATGCTTCGACCCACTCACCAACTCGGAAGGGTTGAACCTCAACTCGGACCTCTTGGAAGAGCGCCGCGAGCGAGCCAATCTCCGGAATATCAACAACAAGCAGCGTATCTTCCTCTACTATGATGCCAGAGTCAGGCCTCACCCCCTCTCTGTTGGGGATTGA